The Belonocnema kinseyi isolate 2016_QV_RU_SX_M_011 chromosome 10, B_treatae_v1, whole genome shotgun sequence genome has a window encoding:
- the LOC117182238 gene encoding mitochondrial import inner membrane translocase subunit Tim17-B-like — MEEYTREPCPWRIVDDCGGAFTMGAIGGALFHSFKGFRNAPSGMNKRFIGSIMAVQQRAPVLAGNFAVWGGTFSTIDCTLVHFRRKEDPWNSIISGSATGAILAARNGVAAMTGSAIIGGVLLALIEGIGIFYTRMMADQFKPTSIVDDPAQQFADPKQGYPS; from the coding sequence ATGGAGGAATACACCAGAGAGCCCTGTCCGTGGCGAATAGTGGACGATTGTGGCGGTGCCTTCACAATGGGAGCCATTGGTGGCGCCTTGTTCCACTCCTTCAAAGGCTTTCGAAATGCACCTAGTGGGATGAACAAGCGTTTCATAGGCAGCATAATGGCAGTTCAGCAACGAGCGCCCGTATTGGCCGGGAATTTTGCCGTTTGGGGTGGCACCTTCTCCACAATTGACTGCACCCTGGTCCACTTTAGGCGGAAAGAAGATCCCTGGAATTCGATAATCAGTGGCTCGGCCACCGGGGCTATTTTGGCAGCGAGAAATGGCGTGGCAGCGATGACTGGCAGTGCAATCATCGGCGGGGTTTTGCTCGCGCTCATCGAAGGTATAGGCATTTTTTACACACGCATGATGGCTGATCAGTTCAAGCCAACCTCGATTGTTGATGATCCGGCGCAACAGTTTGCAGATCCCAAGCAAGGATATCCTTCATAA
- the LOC117181767 gene encoding uncharacterized protein LOC117181767, whose translation MEDTSVRVCDLMSYHKELEQEELFLTALVSKIDKQIHALQVEQLHLLNTVKNPPGSSSENYENTETEANEPSEKENNLPVENDELDLRPIKKFDVSEFEEEDEDNEEENMPDNSADFDYL comes from the exons ATGGAAGATACTTCAGTACGTGTATGCGATCTTATGTCATATCATAAAGAACTGGagcaagaagaattatttttgactGCATTGGTGTCCAAAATCGATAAACAAATACATGCTCTCCAG GTAGAACAGCTTCATTTATTAAATACCGTTAAGAATCCACCTGGCTCAAGttcagaaaattatgaaaatacagAAACAGAAGCGAATGAGCCATCTGAAAAGGAAAATAATCTTCCAGTGGAAAACGATGAACTGGATCTGAGACCCATTAAGAAATTTGACGTTTCTGAATTCGAAGAAGAAGATGAAGATAACGAGGAAGAAAATATGCCAGATAACAGTGCGGACttcgattatttataa